A genome region from Natronosalvus rutilus includes the following:
- a CDS encoding AMP-dependent synthetase/ligase, with the protein MNWRDAEREYDDAVIDTTSLGRLFEDAAEQHPNRPAQRYKGGVYDRSLTDGVLRAAADGDFRAISYAEMRDVVRKLAAGFRDLGVEFGDRIGVFADTRMEWAQTDFALLSAGAVVTTVYRSSSPDQVRYLLDDPEATGVVVENEALLERVLEVEEDLDLEFVVSMDDLSGTYDDRDDVYTLADVYARGEKTFDLEAYQSWVDEPEADDLASLIYTSGTTGRPKGVQLTHGNFRANVNQIRKRYGPRPDKSADLPVIDESVQTVSFLPLAHVFERTAGHFLMFASGACVAYAESPDTLQADFSAVRPNSATSVPRVYEKIYDAIREQASESAIKERIFHWATDVGVEYAEADVPGPALRAKHALADRLVFSQVKEALGGNVELLISGGGSLSKELCTLYHGMGLPIYEGYGLTETAPVVTVNPPEEPKIGTVGPALPDVTLRIDESVADQDVFDDPGQVGELLVRGPNVTEGYWEKPSATDRAFFESEDDGGRWFRTGDIVHLRPDGYVEFRERVKQILVLSTGKNVAPAPIEDAFAASEVVEQCMVVGDGEKFVGALLVPNLEHVREWADREGVDLPEDAEAVCEDERVRSYVGEEVDAVNESFEKHETIKQFRLVPVEFTEDNEMLTPTMKKKRRVILERFDDRVDEVYADA; encoded by the coding sequence ATGAACTGGCGGGACGCAGAACGCGAGTACGACGACGCGGTCATTGATACGACCAGCCTGGGTCGGCTGTTCGAGGACGCCGCCGAGCAACACCCCAATCGCCCGGCACAGCGCTACAAGGGCGGGGTCTACGACCGCTCGCTCACCGACGGCGTGTTGCGGGCGGCCGCCGACGGCGACTTCCGCGCGATCTCGTACGCCGAAATGCGCGACGTCGTCCGGAAACTCGCGGCCGGCTTTCGCGACCTCGGCGTCGAGTTCGGCGACCGGATCGGCGTCTTCGCCGACACCCGCATGGAGTGGGCCCAGACCGACTTCGCGCTGCTCTCGGCCGGCGCCGTGGTCACCACCGTCTACCGCAGTTCGTCGCCCGACCAGGTCCGCTACTTGCTCGACGACCCGGAGGCGACGGGCGTCGTCGTCGAGAACGAAGCCCTGCTCGAGCGCGTCCTCGAGGTGGAGGAGGACCTCGACCTCGAGTTCGTCGTTTCGATGGACGACCTCTCCGGCACGTACGACGACCGCGACGACGTCTACACGCTCGCGGACGTCTACGCGCGCGGGGAGAAGACCTTCGACCTCGAGGCGTACCAGAGTTGGGTCGACGAACCCGAGGCCGACGACCTGGCGAGTCTGATATACACCAGCGGGACGACCGGTCGGCCGAAGGGAGTCCAGCTGACCCACGGTAACTTCCGGGCGAACGTCAACCAGATTCGCAAGCGCTACGGGCCGCGACCGGACAAGTCCGCGGACCTGCCGGTGATCGACGAATCGGTGCAAACGGTCTCGTTCCTGCCGCTGGCCCACGTCTTCGAGCGCACCGCAGGGCACTTCCTGATGTTCGCCAGCGGGGCCTGCGTCGCCTACGCCGAGAGCCCCGACACCCTGCAAGCAGACTTCAGCGCGGTTCGGCCGAACTCGGCGACGAGCGTGCCGCGCGTCTACGAGAAGATCTACGACGCCATCCGCGAACAGGCGAGCGAGTCCGCGATCAAGGAACGGATCTTCCACTGGGCGACCGACGTCGGCGTCGAGTACGCCGAGGCGGACGTGCCAGGACCGGCCCTGCGGGCGAAACACGCCCTCGCGGACCGACTCGTCTTCTCGCAGGTCAAGGAGGCCCTCGGGGGCAACGTCGAACTCCTCATCAGCGGCGGCGGAAGCCTCTCGAAGGAACTCTGTACGCTCTATCACGGGATGGGCCTGCCCATCTACGAGGGGTACGGCCTGACCGAGACCGCCCCCGTAGTGACGGTCAACCCGCCCGAGGAGCCCAAAATCGGGACGGTCGGTCCCGCGCTGCCCGACGTCACGCTTCGCATCGACGAGTCCGTCGCTGACCAGGACGTCTTCGACGACCCCGGTCAGGTCGGGGAGTTGCTCGTTCGAGGACCGAACGTGACCGAGGGCTACTGGGAGAAACCCAGCGCTACCGACCGGGCGTTCTTCGAGAGCGAGGACGACGGTGGGCGCTGGTTCCGCACCGGCGACATCGTCCACCTTCGTCCGGACGGTTACGTCGAATTCCGCGAGCGAGTCAAACAGATCCTCGTGCTCTCGACGGGGAAGAACGTCGCCCCCGCCCCCATCGAGGACGCCTTCGCTGCCAGCGAGGTCGTCGAGCAGTGCATGGTCGTCGGCGACGGCGAGAAGTTCGTCGGCGCACTCCTCGTCCCGAACCTCGAGCACGTTCGCGAGTGGGCCGACCGAGAGGGGGTCGACCTCCCCGAGGACGCCGAAGCCGTCTGCGAGGACGAGCGCGTCCGATCCTACGTCGGCGAGGAAGTCGACGCGGTGAACGAGAGCTTCGAGAAACACGAGACGATCAAGCAGTTCCGCCTCGTCCCCGTCGAGTTCACCGAGGACAACGAGATGCTGACGCCGACGATGAAGAAGAAACGTCGCGTTATTCTCGAGCGCTTCGACGACCGGGTCGACGAGGTCTACGCCGACGCCTGA
- a CDS encoding AMP-dependent synthetase/ligase has translation MGWRESEREFEDDVLDMDTLGQLFAKTVERNRDAPAQRYKGGIYDRSLAGPVVDPAPDGDYAVLSYAEMGALVERLATGFRDLGVDAGDRVAIFAGTRMEWAQTDFALLSAGAVVTTVYRSSSPDQVRYLLDDPGATGVVVENEALLERVLEVEEDLDLEFIVSMDDLSSTYDDRDDICTLADVYERGDEGYDEETYQSWLAERTPDDLASLIYTSGTTGQPKGVQLTHRNFRANVNQTYRRFGPRPGKPAGTPSINSNTQSVSFLPLAHVFERTAGHFLMFASGACVAYAESSDTLKEDFQLVSPTTATSVPRVYEKIYDAIREQASESPIKERIFEWATDVSRAYYRADSPGAGLKLKMTVADTLVFSQVKEALGGNIDMLVSGGGTLSAELCTLYHGMGLPIYEGYGLTETAPVVTTNPPEEPKIGTIGPALVDTDLKVDETVVPEESTDTAIGETGELLIKGPQVAKGYWNKPEKTAEAFVEDNEGRWFRTGDIVTIRPDGYLVFHERSKQMLVLSTGKNVAPAPIEDSFAQSQVVEQCMVVGDGEKFVGALVVPNFQYLRDELELEDDARIVDSEAAHDLVQAEIDAVNENFEKHEQIKRFQLVPEEFTEENEMLTPTMKKKRRVILEKFDEEVADIYPERASDRPAEAAD, from the coding sequence ATGGGATGGAGGGAATCCGAACGAGAGTTCGAGGACGACGTGCTCGATATGGACACACTGGGACAGCTGTTCGCGAAGACGGTCGAGCGCAACAGGGACGCACCGGCCCAGCGTTACAAGGGCGGGATTTACGACCGCTCGCTCGCGGGGCCGGTGGTCGATCCCGCACCCGACGGCGACTACGCAGTGCTCAGCTACGCCGAGATGGGGGCGCTCGTCGAACGACTCGCGACCGGCTTTCGCGACCTCGGCGTCGACGCCGGTGATCGCGTCGCCATATTTGCTGGGACGCGCATGGAGTGGGCCCAGACAGACTTCGCGCTGCTCTCGGCCGGCGCCGTAGTCACTACCGTCTACCGCAGCTCGTCGCCCGACCAGGTTCGGTACCTGCTCGACGACCCGGGGGCGACCGGCGTCGTCGTCGAGAACGAAGCCCTGCTCGAGCGCGTCCTCGAGGTGGAGGAGGACCTCGACCTCGAATTTATCGTCTCCATGGACGACCTCTCCAGCACGTACGACGACCGCGACGACATCTGCACCCTCGCGGACGTCTACGAGCGCGGCGACGAGGGTTATGACGAGGAGACCTACCAGAGCTGGCTCGCCGAGCGCACGCCGGACGACCTGGCGAGTCTGATCTACACTAGCGGAACGACCGGCCAGCCGAAGGGCGTCCAGCTGACCCACCGGAACTTCCGGGCGAACGTCAACCAGACCTACCGGCGGTTCGGGCCGCGTCCGGGGAAACCGGCGGGGACGCCCTCGATCAACAGCAACACACAAAGCGTCTCGTTCCTCCCACTGGCACACGTCTTCGAGCGCACCGCGGGACACTTCCTGATGTTCGCCAGCGGGGCCTGCGTCGCCTACGCCGAGAGTTCGGACACGCTCAAGGAGGACTTCCAGCTCGTCTCGCCAACGACGGCGACGAGCGTGCCGCGGGTCTACGAGAAGATCTACGACGCCATCCGCGAACAGGCGAGCGAATCGCCGATCAAGGAGCGCATCTTCGAGTGGGCGACCGATGTCAGCCGGGCGTACTACCGCGCTGACAGCCCCGGAGCCGGTCTGAAGCTGAAGATGACGGTCGCCGACACGCTGGTCTTCTCGCAGGTCAAGGAGGCCCTCGGCGGCAACATCGATATGCTCGTCAGCGGCGGCGGCACCCTCTCGGCCGAGCTCTGCACACTCTATCACGGGATGGGCCTGCCCATCTACGAGGGCTACGGCCTGACCGAGACCGCACCCGTGGTCACGACGAATCCGCCGGAAGAACCCAAGATCGGGACGATCGGCCCCGCCCTCGTCGACACCGATCTGAAGGTCGACGAGACCGTCGTCCCCGAGGAGAGCACCGACACCGCGATCGGCGAAACCGGCGAGTTGCTCATCAAGGGCCCGCAGGTCGCGAAGGGATACTGGAACAAGCCCGAGAAGACCGCCGAGGCGTTCGTCGAGGACAACGAGGGACGGTGGTTCCGCACCGGCGACATCGTCACAATTCGACCCGACGGCTACCTCGTCTTCCACGAGCGTTCGAAACAGATGCTCGTCCTCTCGACGGGGAAGAACGTCGCCCCCGCCCCCATCGAGGACAGCTTCGCCCAGAGTCAGGTCGTCGAGCAGTGCATGGTCGTCGGTGACGGCGAGAAGTTCGTCGGCGCGCTCGTCGTTCCCAACTTCCAGTATCTGCGAGACGAACTCGAGCTCGAGGACGACGCGCGGATCGTCGACAGCGAGGCCGCCCACGACCTCGTCCAGGCGGAGATCGACGCGGTGAACGAGAACTTCGAGAAACACGAGCAGATCAAGCGTTTCCAGCTCGTTCCCGAAGAGTTCACCGAGGAAAACGAGATGCTGACGCCGACGATGAAGAAGAAGCGTCGCGTGATCCTCGAGAAATTCGACGAGGAGGTGGCGGACATCTATCCCGAGCGCGCGTCCGATCGACCGGCCGAAGCGGCCGACTGA
- a CDS encoding asparagine synthase-related protein has product MNVRLQDERWVRRRGVAVRGQAFDGADLLEAPAIAERFARALEDRAGRNQDGDAHLEAVAACADSLEGFFAAVVGLDADSTYLVADGARSIPLWYDAAGSVVSDRGWIARDAVDAPRDPVAEREFLLTRYVTGPDTIWRDVFAVQPGEMVRLESSDVDGTGTTSDGYRIVTRHTYREYWPAAETPTAEDECAGDMLEAPLTRLEAGLQAALDRLEVVAGDRPVVLPLSGGYDSRLLAAALVERGREVIGFTFGRSGHPDVEVSREVAAELGIRWEFYPYSRAMWRERYHGEAGHRYREWAFSRDALPFLAEWPAVHGLLEDGRLPEDALYCPGHTVATPSERLPRFAGEPRFDIDRTTVGCGPAVDADERGTVDEALETIDPTLEALVEYVLETHYVLWDLDDVANVPTDDGGSIQDAFRERIRRGLLDDRDPQTISDPATAAAAYERWEWRGRMSTFTNGDCRVYEDAGLEWWLPLWDPAYVRAWEAVPLAFRRGKGLHADLATAIYWRVAGVTHDRAAVTDRTLEPVDRLLSLVRHTPVRQFLERGGDWEPPFLAPRERWREPGSHPLAWHGIVDDAVLEAVPSSRNLYALRTLARVEGVDLGDPSWLADVGEEWFE; this is encoded by the coding sequence ATGAACGTTCGACTACAGGACGAGAGGTGGGTGCGCCGCCGCGGCGTCGCCGTCCGGGGCCAGGCATTCGACGGGGCGGACCTCCTCGAGGCGCCGGCCATCGCCGAGCGGTTCGCACGGGCGCTCGAGGACAGGGCCGGCCGGAATCAAGACGGGGACGCTCACCTCGAGGCCGTCGCCGCCTGCGCCGACTCCCTCGAGGGCTTCTTCGCGGCCGTCGTCGGCCTCGACGCAGACTCGACGTACCTCGTCGCCGACGGCGCTCGCTCGATTCCCCTCTGGTACGACGCCGCCGGGTCGGTCGTCAGCGATCGCGGGTGGATCGCCAGAGACGCCGTCGACGCGCCTCGAGACCCGGTCGCCGAGCGCGAGTTCCTCCTGACGCGGTACGTAACCGGTCCCGACACCATCTGGCGGGACGTCTTCGCCGTGCAACCGGGGGAAATGGTTCGACTCGAGTCGAGCGACGTCGACGGCACTGGCACCACCAGCGACGGCTATCGAATCGTCACTCGCCACACCTACCGCGAGTACTGGCCCGCCGCCGAAACGCCGACTGCCGAGGACGAGTGCGCCGGCGACATGCTCGAGGCACCCCTCACGCGCCTCGAGGCCGGCCTCCAGGCCGCACTCGACCGACTCGAGGTCGTCGCCGGCGACCGCCCCGTCGTCCTCCCACTCTCGGGCGGGTACGACTCCCGACTGCTCGCCGCAGCCCTCGTCGAGCGCGGACGGGAGGTGATCGGCTTTACCTTCGGCCGCTCGGGCCACCCCGACGTCGAGGTCAGCCGAGAGGTCGCGGCCGAACTCGGGATCCGCTGGGAGTTCTACCCCTACTCGCGAGCGATGTGGCGTGAGCGGTACCACGGCGAGGCCGGCCACCGTTACCGGGAGTGGGCCTTCAGCAGGGACGCCCTCCCGTTTCTGGCCGAGTGGCCCGCCGTCCACGGGTTGCTCGAGGACGGCCGGCTTCCAGAAGACGCGCTCTACTGTCCAGGTCACACCGTGGCGACACCCAGCGAACGACTGCCGCGATTCGCGGGCGAGCCCCGGTTCGACATCGACCGGACGACTGTCGGCTGTGGGCCCGCCGTGGATGCCGACGAACGGGGAACCGTCGACGAAGCCCTCGAGACGATCGACCCCACGCTCGAGGCGCTGGTCGAGTACGTCCTCGAGACGCACTACGTGCTCTGGGATCTGGACGACGTCGCGAACGTGCCCACGGACGATGGCGGAAGCATCCAGGATGCGTTTCGCGAGCGCATTCGACGCGGCCTCCTCGACGACCGAGATCCTCAGACGATCTCTGACCCCGCGACGGCCGCCGCAGCCTACGAACGCTGGGAGTGGCGCGGGCGCATGTCGACGTTCACCAACGGCGACTGCCGGGTCTACGAGGACGCCGGCCTCGAGTGGTGGCTCCCGCTGTGGGACCCCGCCTACGTCCGGGCCTGGGAGGCGGTTCCCCTCGCCTTCCGTCGCGGAAAGGGGCTCCACGCCGACCTCGCCACGGCCATCTACTGGCGGGTCGCCGGTGTCACCCACGACCGGGCCGCGGTGACGGATCGAACGCTCGAGCCCGTCGATCGCTTGCTCTCACTCGTCCGTCACACCCCCGTTCGGCAGTTCCTCGAGCGCGGCGGCGACTGGGAGCCGCCGTTTCTCGCCCCGCGCGAACGGTGGCGCGAACCCGGCTCCCACCCGCTCGCCTGGCACGGAATCGTCGACGATGCGGTTCTCGAGGCCGTTCCCTCGAGCCGAAACCTCTACGCGCTGCGAACGCTGGCGCGGGTCGAAGGCGTCGACCTCGGGGATCCGTCGTGGCTCGCCGACGTAGGTGAGGAGTGGTTCGAGTAA
- a CDS encoding A24 family peptidase C-terminal domain-containing protein, which produces MYDVVPIASTPDVLRLVAVPVFAWAAVRDVKTRRISSSVWVPLSALAAVLFVWDGWVAYQAGGVVWSHEFLVPSALSLGVVVPLAYLFWWFGGFGGADAKALLVLALLFPTYPAYEIGSWTLPTVTPEIASAFSLAILTNAVLLGVLIPVVLAIRNAIAGRIAPVMFIGWPVEWTTVSSTHGRLLDAPSGRSLSGLDLDALRMYLRWRGLSLEELRTDPETYRDPASLPDEPNPPTDGAVTAEVRSDGGSSPVQDSLERDTDASADIEVEDPWGAAAFLEDIDGTAYGTGPETLRDGLEVLTEREAVWISPGTPFLVPIFAGLVVALVYGDLLFTLLF; this is translated from the coding sequence GTGTACGACGTCGTCCCGATCGCCTCGACGCCTGACGTCCTCCGGCTCGTCGCCGTCCCCGTCTTCGCCTGGGCGGCCGTCCGCGACGTGAAGACCCGCCGGATCTCGAGTTCGGTTTGGGTCCCGCTGTCGGCGCTCGCCGCGGTCCTGTTCGTCTGGGACGGCTGGGTCGCCTACCAGGCTGGCGGGGTCGTCTGGAGCCACGAGTTTCTCGTCCCCTCGGCGCTGAGTCTCGGGGTCGTCGTCCCGCTCGCGTACCTCTTCTGGTGGTTCGGCGGATTCGGCGGTGCCGACGCGAAGGCGTTGCTGGTGCTCGCGTTGCTGTTTCCGACGTACCCTGCCTACGAAATCGGCTCGTGGACGCTCCCCACCGTCACCCCAGAGATCGCCAGCGCGTTCTCGCTCGCCATCCTGACCAACGCGGTCCTCCTCGGCGTCCTCATCCCGGTCGTCCTCGCGATTCGAAACGCCATCGCTGGGCGAATCGCCCCCGTGATGTTCATCGGCTGGCCGGTCGAGTGGACGACCGTCTCGAGCACCCACGGACGACTCCTGGACGCGCCCTCGGGGCGGTCCCTGAGCGGTCTCGACCTGGACGCCCTCCGAATGTATCTTCGCTGGCGGGGTCTCAGCCTCGAGGAACTCCGGACGGACCCGGAGACGTATCGCGACCCGGCGAGTCTCCCCGACGAACCGAATCCGCCGACCGACGGCGCGGTGACGGCCGAGGTTCGGAGCGACGGCGGGTCGAGTCCCGTCCAGGACAGCCTCGAGCGCGATACCGACGCATCAGCCGACATCGAAGTCGAAGACCCCTGGGGCGCCGCAGCCTTCCTCGAGGACATCGACGGCACGGCCTACGGCACCGGCCCCGAGACGCTCCGAGACGGCCTCGAGGTCCTCACCGAACGCGAGGCCGTCTGGATTTCGCCGGGAACGCCGTTCCTGGTGCCGATCTTCGCGGGGCTAGTCGTCGCGCTCGTCTACGGCGACCTCCTGTTTACCCTTCTGTTCTAA
- the fer gene encoding ferredoxin Fer — protein sequence MPTVEYLNYEVLDDQGWSVDDDDVFEKAADADFDAEDYGTLEVNEGEYILESAEAQGYDWPFSCRAGACANCAAILKEGEIQMDMQQILSDEEVEDKNVRLTCIGTAESEEVKIVYNAKHLDYLQNRVI from the coding sequence ATGCCCACGGTAGAATACCTCAACTACGAAGTATTGGACGACCAGGGATGGAGTGTCGACGACGACGACGTCTTCGAAAAAGCCGCCGACGCCGACTTCGACGCCGAGGACTACGGAACCCTCGAGGTCAACGAGGGCGAGTACATCCTCGAGTCCGCCGAGGCCCAGGGCTACGACTGGCCCTTCTCGTGCCGTGCCGGCGCCTGTGCAAACTGTGCGGCCATCCTCAAGGAGGGCGAAATCCAGATGGACATGCAGCAGATCCTCAGCGACGAGGAAGTCGAGGACAAGAACGTCCGCCTGACCTGCATCGGTACTGCCGAGTCCGAGGAGGTCAAGATCGTTTACAACGCCAAGCACCTCGACTACCTGCAGAACCGCGTCATCTAG
- a CDS encoding inorganic phosphate transporter, translating to MSEILLYAGVLVAIFVGYNIGGATTGPAFGPAVGANVITKVAAAGLMSIFFFVGAWTIGPAVVDTLGNDLITDSDIFTLEANVAVLFFIGGALFIGNYAGVPASTSMTAVGAIAALGFATGELNVGVVLEIAIWWVVAPVIGFWVSGVIGRYFYPQINAWVAIESKRGGEPMLSLDRSGLVPRVAYRAGSGRRQRTGAIVVVVIGCLMAFSSGTSNIANAIAPIYGAGGLDLGPLIVIGSIAVAVGAFTIARRTLDTLGNDITNLPLTAAIVVAVVASAIVIFLSLIGIPASFVVVATMCIVGLGWGRATRTTTLSDAARGEETAVSIGALTADEEGERPPEIGEESAEDIPKAADLFDPSTTARVILMQNVVPLISTVAAFLTFRFVPLFGF from the coding sequence GTGTCGGAGATACTGTTATACGCAGGTGTTCTCGTCGCGATTTTCGTCGGCTACAACATCGGCGGCGCGACCACGGGCCCGGCGTTCGGTCCCGCCGTCGGCGCGAACGTCATCACGAAGGTCGCTGCCGCGGGACTGATGTCTATCTTCTTCTTCGTCGGCGCCTGGACCATCGGCCCCGCCGTCGTCGACACGCTCGGCAACGACCTTATCACTGACAGCGACATCTTCACGCTCGAGGCCAACGTCGCCGTCCTCTTTTTCATCGGCGGCGCCCTCTTCATCGGGAACTACGCGGGCGTCCCCGCGTCGACCTCGATGACCGCGGTCGGCGCCATCGCCGCGCTCGGGTTCGCGACCGGCGAGTTGAACGTCGGCGTCGTCCTCGAGATCGCCATCTGGTGGGTCGTCGCGCCCGTCATCGGCTTCTGGGTGTCGGGCGTCATCGGCCGCTACTTCTACCCGCAGATCAATGCCTGGGTCGCCATCGAGTCCAAGCGCGGCGGCGAGCCGATGCTCTCGCTCGACCGCTCCGGGCTGGTCCCGCGGGTCGCCTACCGCGCCGGTTCGGGCCGTCGACAGCGAACTGGTGCGATAGTCGTCGTCGTGATCGGCTGTCTGATGGCCTTCAGTTCTGGAACGAGTAACATCGCCAACGCCATCGCCCCGATCTACGGCGCCGGCGGCCTCGACCTGGGTCCGCTCATCGTCATCGGCTCGATCGCCGTCGCCGTCGGGGCGTTCACCATCGCCCGCCGGACCCTCGACACACTCGGTAACGACATCACGAACCTGCCGCTGACGGCGGCAATCGTCGTCGCGGTCGTGGCCTCGGCGATCGTCATTTTCCTCTCGCTCATCGGGATTCCCGCCAGCTTCGTCGTCGTCGCAACCATGTGCATCGTCGGGCTGGGCTGGGGACGAGCGACCCGGACGACGACGCTTTCGGACGCCGCCCGCGGCGAGGAAACGGCCGTCTCGATCGGTGCGCTCACGGCCGACGAAGAGGGCGAACGACCGCCCGAAATCGGCGAGGAAAGCGCCGAGGACATCCCGAAGGCGGCCGACCTGTTCGACCCGTCGACGACCGCTCGCGTCATCCTGATGCAAAACGTCGTTCCGCTCATCTCGACGGTCGCGGCGTTTCTCACCTTCCGATTCGTCCCGCTGTTTGGCTTTTGA
- the hisA gene encoding 1-(5-phosphoribosyl)-5-[(5-phosphoribosylamino)methylideneamino]imidazole-4-carboxamide isomerase: MSQQFAEFEVIPAVDVQDGEVVQLVQGERGTEKRYGDPVAAAKRWIDAGARSLHLVDLDGAFEGERANADAIDAVLEVVDVPTQLGGGIRTASDAFDLLERGLDRVILGTAAVENPDVVAEISAEYPDSVVVSLDAKGGEVVVEGWTEGAGITPVDAARRYDDLGAAAILFTNVDVEGQLEGVQTEPVHDLVDATDVPIVASGGVASLEDIAALHEAGAAAVVVGSALYEGAFTLEAAQRVADGG; encoded by the coding sequence ATGAGCCAGCAGTTCGCGGAGTTCGAGGTGATTCCGGCGGTCGACGTCCAGGACGGCGAGGTCGTCCAGCTCGTCCAGGGCGAGCGCGGCACCGAGAAACGCTACGGGGACCCCGTGGCGGCCGCGAAGCGGTGGATCGACGCCGGTGCTCGCAGTCTCCACCTGGTCGACCTCGACGGCGCGTTCGAGGGCGAGCGAGCGAACGCCGACGCCATCGACGCCGTCCTCGAGGTCGTCGACGTGCCGACCCAGCTCGGCGGCGGCATTCGAACCGCCAGCGACGCGTTCGACCTCCTCGAGCGCGGCCTCGATCGGGTCATCCTGGGAACGGCGGCCGTCGAGAATCCCGACGTCGTGGCCGAGATCAGCGCCGAGTACCCGGACTCCGTCGTCGTCAGCCTCGACGCGAAAGGTGGCGAGGTCGTCGTCGAGGGCTGGACCGAAGGCGCCGGCATCACGCCCGTCGACGCCGCGAGGCGGTACGACGACCTCGGCGCTGCGGCAATCCTCTTCACGAACGTCGACGTCGAGGGGCAACTCGAGGGCGTCCAGACCGAACCGGTTCACGACCTCGTCGACGCAACCGACGTCCCGATCGTCGCCAGCGGCGGGGTGGCGTCGCTCGAGGACATCGCGGCGCTTCACGAGGCCGGGGCCGCGGCGGTCGTAGTCGGAAGCGCACTCTACGAGGGGGCGTTCACGCTCGAGGCGGCCCAGCGAGTGGCTGACGGCGGGTAA
- the hisB gene encoding imidazoleglycerol-phosphate dehydratase HisB: MSQRTATVSRETGETTIECTLAVDGSGTAEIDTGIGFFDHMCTAFAEHGLFDLELDCDGDLHVDDHHTVEDVAIVVGTAFDEALGDRAGIVRYADRRVPLDEAVADAVIDVSGRSRFYFDGTFSQDRVGEFTSDMARHFAESLAMHAGLTLHLAVDGENAHHEVEALFKALARTLDDATRLDERREGTPSTKGTL; encoded by the coding sequence ATGAGTCAGCGAACGGCGACCGTTTCCCGCGAAACGGGCGAGACGACTATCGAGTGCACTCTCGCCGTCGACGGGTCGGGAACCGCCGAGATCGACACCGGGATCGGCTTCTTCGATCACATGTGTACCGCCTTCGCCGAGCACGGCCTGTTCGACCTCGAACTCGACTGCGACGGCGACCTCCACGTCGACGACCACCACACCGTCGAGGACGTCGCCATTGTCGTCGGAACCGCGTTCGACGAGGCGCTCGGTGACCGCGCGGGAATCGTCCGGTACGCCGACCGGCGCGTCCCGCTCGACGAGGCGGTCGCAGACGCAGTCATCGACGTGAGCGGGCGCTCCCGGTTTTACTTCGACGGCACGTTCTCACAGGATCGAGTAGGGGAGTTCACGAGCGACATGGCGCGTCACTTCGCCGAGTCGCTGGCGATGCACGCCGGGCTCACCCTCCACCTGGCCGTCGACGGCGAGAACGCCCACCACGAAGTCGAGGCGCTGTTCAAGGCGCTCGCGCGAACGCTCGACGACGCGACGCGACTCGACGAGCGGCGCGAGGGGACGCCGAGCACGAAGGGGACGCTCTGA